Proteins from one Loktanella sp. M215 genomic window:
- a CDS encoding thymidine phosphorylase yields MDARALIAAVRRGDVAPDGLATFTAGLADGRVTDAQAGAFAMAVCLRGLDAAGRVALTTGMRDSGDVLHWDLPGPVLDKHSTGGVGDCVSLILAPMLAACGVYVPMISGRGLGHTGGTLDKLSAVPGVCVDVSEADLRAIVADVGCAIVGATTRIAPADRRLYAVRDVTATVDSIDLITASILSKKLAAGLDALVLDVKVGSGAFMKTRADATALAQALVDTARGAGCPTVAVLSDMTQPLAPSLGNATEMAVCLDVLSGQPEAAPRLVTLALSLGCEALALAGWPADKARAALERTLADGSALDRFARMIAALGGPPDMDKDWRTHLPKAPVTLAVTAPHAGFITAIDGEALGLAVVALGGGRAREGDRIDPAVGLTDVRDLGTPLARGDRIATVHARTQDRAEAARDAVLAAITIGARPDATPLILDRIT; encoded by the coding sequence ATGGATGCCCGTGCCCTGATCGCCGCCGTCCGGCGTGGCGACGTGGCCCCTGACGGTCTGGCGACCTTCACCGCCGGTCTGGCAGACGGTCGCGTGACTGACGCGCAGGCCGGTGCCTTTGCGATGGCCGTCTGCCTGCGCGGGCTGGACGCCGCCGGTCGCGTGGCCCTGACGACCGGCATGCGCGACAGCGGCGACGTGCTGCACTGGGACCTGCCGGGTCCGGTGCTGGACAAGCATTCGACGGGCGGCGTGGGCGACTGCGTCTCGCTGATCCTCGCCCCGATGCTGGCGGCCTGTGGCGTCTATGTCCCGATGATCTCCGGTCGTGGTCTGGGGCATACGGGCGGCACGCTCGACAAGCTCTCGGCCGTGCCCGGCGTCTGCGTCGACGTAAGCGAGGCCGACCTGCGCGCCATCGTGGCCGATGTCGGCTGCGCCATCGTCGGCGCCACGACCCGGATAGCCCCGGCGGACCGCCGCCTTTACGCCGTCCGCGACGTGACGGCGACGGTCGATTCCATCGACCTCATCACCGCCTCGATCCTGTCGAAAAAGCTGGCCGCGGGCCTTGATGCGCTCGTGCTGGACGTGAAGGTCGGCAGCGGCGCCTTCATGAAGACCCGCGCCGATGCGACGGCCTTGGCACAGGCGCTGGTCGATACGGCGCGCGGGGCAGGGTGCCCGACCGTGGCCGTGCTCTCCGACATGACCCAGCCGCTGGCCCCCAGCCTTGGCAACGCCACGGAAATGGCGGTCTGCCTCGACGTGCTGTCGGGCCAGCCAGAGGCCGCACCCCGCCTTGTCACGCTGGCGCTTTCACTGGGATGCGAGGCGCTGGCGCTGGCCGGCTGGCCCGCCGACAAGGCCCGCGCGGCGCTGGAGCGGACGCTGGCCGACGGCAGCGCCCTGGACCGCTTCGCGCGGATGATCGCCGCCCTCGGCGGGCCGCCCGACATGGACAAGGACTGGCGCACGCACTTGCCAAAGGCCCCGGTCACACTGGCCGTCACGGCCCCACACGCAGGCTTCATCACGGCAATCGACGGCGAGGCGCTGGGGCTGGCCGTCGTGGCCTTGGGCGGTGGCCGCGCACGCGAGGGCGACCGCATCGACCCCGCCGTGGGCCTGACCGACGTGCGCGATCTGGGCACGCCACTGGCCCGCGGCGACCGGATCGCCACCGTCCACGCCCGCACGCAGGACCGGGCAGAGGCCGCGCGCGATGCGGTGCTGGCCGCTATCACCATCGGCGCACGGCCCGACGCCACGCCCCTGATACTGGACAGGATTACCTGA
- a CDS encoding phosphopentomutase has translation MTRAFLVVIDSVGIGGAPDADAFFNGTRPDTGANTLAHIAHAQTLHLPVMDALGLGAAITLASGDAAPGLGAEPTGAWGAATEVSPGKDTPSGHWELAGVPVPWDWTYFPNTQPAFPDDLTALICKAAGTDGILGNCHASGTAIIDALAAEHIRTGWPIVYTSADSVLQIAAHEGSFGLDRLLKLCKDIAPHLHAMKVGRVIARPFIGSEGHYSRTANRKDYAIATPAPTICDDAQAAGRHVYAVGKIGDIFSMRGIDENRKGDDRALMGHLSDLVDGAEEGSFTFANFVEFDSIYGHRRDIPGYASHLAWFDNALGDLLTRLRDGDLLIVTADHGNDPSWTGTDHTRERVPVLVHGAGPRALGQIAFVDVAASVADHLGITHSGPGKSFL, from the coding sequence ATGACACGCGCTTTTCTGGTCGTCATCGACTCGGTCGGCATCGGCGGCGCGCCCGATGCGGACGCCTTCTTCAACGGCACGCGCCCCGATACCGGCGCCAACACCCTTGCGCACATCGCGCATGCGCAGACCCTGCACCTGCCGGTCATGGACGCGCTGGGGCTGGGGGCGGCCATCACGCTCGCCAGTGGTGACGCTGCACCGGGTCTGGGGGCAGAGCCGACCGGCGCCTGGGGGGCCGCGACCGAAGTCAGCCCCGGCAAGGACACTCCGTCCGGCCATTGGGAACTGGCGGGCGTGCCGGTGCCATGGGACTGGACCTATTTCCCCAACACCCAGCCCGCCTTTCCCGACGACCTGACGGCATTGATCTGCAAAGCGGCGGGAACCGACGGCATCCTTGGCAACTGTCACGCCAGCGGCACGGCGATCATCGACGCACTTGCCGCCGAACACATCCGCACCGGCTGGCCCATCGTCTACACCTCTGCGGATTCCGTCCTGCAGATCGCGGCGCACGAAGGATCCTTCGGCCTCGACCGCCTGCTGAAACTCTGCAAGGACATCGCCCCCCACCTGCATGCGATGAAGGTCGGGCGGGTGATCGCGCGGCCCTTCATTGGCAGCGAAGGCCACTACAGCCGCACCGCCAACCGCAAGGACTACGCCATCGCGACACCGGCCCCCACGATCTGCGACGACGCGCAGGCCGCAGGCCGCCACGTCTATGCGGTGGGCAAGATCGGCGACATCTTCTCGATGCGCGGCATCGACGAGAACCGCAAGGGTGACGACCGCGCCCTGATGGGCCACCTGTCCGATCTGGTGGACGGGGCGGAGGAGGGGTCCTTCACCTTCGCCAACTTCGTCGAATTCGACAGCATCTACGGCCACCGCCGCGACATTCCGGGCTACGCCAGCCATCTGGCGTGGTTCGACAACGCCCTTGGCGACCTGCTGACCCGCCTGCGCGACGGCGATCTGCTGATCGTGACGGCGGACCACGGCAACGACCCCAGCTGGACCGGCACCGATCACACCCGCGAACGCGTGCCGGTGCTGGTGCACGGCGCAGGCCCGCGCGCGCTGGGCCAGATCGCCTTCGTCGATGTGGCGGCCTCCGTCGCGGATCACCTCGGCATCACCCACTCCGGACCCGGAAAGTCGTTCCTATGA
- a CDS encoding cytidine deaminase, with translation MPHPDAATAALIAAATAVRDNAHVPYSGFKVGAAIRTADGAIHIGCNVENVAYPEGTCAEAGAIAAMCAAGARDILAVAVIADSPQPVSPCGGCRQKLAEFASGDTPVTLTTTDGAVLDTTVGALLPGAFDLDYMSRV, from the coding sequence ATGCCCCATCCCGATGCCGCCACCGCCGCCCTGATCGCGGCCGCCACTGCCGTGCGCGACAACGCCCACGTGCCCTATTCCGGGTTCAAGGTCGGCGCCGCGATCCGCACCGCGGACGGCGCGATCCACATCGGCTGCAACGTGGAAAACGTGGCCTATCCCGAAGGCACCTGCGCCGAGGCGGGCGCCATCGCCGCCATGTGTGCCGCCGGCGCGCGCGACATCCTGGCCGTCGCCGTCATCGCGGACAGCCCGCAACCCGTCAGCCCCTGCGGCGGCTGCCGTCAGAAACTGGCGGAATTCGCAAGCGGCGACACCCCCGTCACCCTGACCACCACCGACGGCGCCGTGCTGGACACGACCGTGGGCGCGCTGCTGCCCGGCGCCTTCGATCTGGACTACATGAGCCGGGTATGA
- a CDS encoding SPOR domain-containing protein: MSATRFASAIATAALMASGLGVASAAAQTSAVPAEFPPAGYDASQYVDSKGCAFVRAGMDGMVSWVPRVDRARNQLCNFQPTITRTAQAPAPAPTSAPTPAPVPTPPRVTLPARTAPAAVAPPPRVAMATPQVRRVPAPQPARVAAAAPRTVPAPQAAPAPRITYAQACAGRFGVQPGFISASTRAPIDCGPGPQAVTAPTQLRLTLDAACARQAQTGQTLINAATGAPIACATQAPVQIAAAAPGAYTLPATGQAAPGCNIPGLIWDPRFPVRCGPQTESPSGRVYGLSRGYRVIAEVTARYPAAAVAPRATPARSAPPLFGAGPVPASNAPYGGPVQTPAGYARVWDDGRINPLRGKQVVQATPYVSSRSVAPAAVRAPAAVLAPAAAAGQRYVQVGSFGDPANAARLIARLQAAGLPVASARSGGQKTIAAGPFRSSGDLNHALGIVRGMGFSDAFLRS, from the coding sequence ATGTCTGCGACACGTTTCGCCAGTGCAATCGCAACCGCGGCCCTGATGGCGTCAGGCCTCGGGGTGGCGTCGGCCGCCGCGCAAACCTCTGCGGTGCCGGCAGAATTCCCGCCCGCCGGGTATGACGCCAGCCAGTATGTCGACTCCAAGGGCTGCGCCTTCGTGCGCGCCGGCATGGACGGCATGGTCAGCTGGGTGCCGCGCGTCGACCGCGCCCGCAACCAGTTGTGCAACTTCCAGCCCACGATCACGCGCACCGCGCAGGCGCCGGCCCCCGCGCCGACGTCTGCACCGACACCGGCCCCCGTGCCGACGCCGCCTCGCGTGACGCTGCCTGCGCGCACCGCGCCCGCAGCCGTGGCGCCACCTCCCCGCGTGGCCATGGCGACCCCGCAGGTCCGCCGGGTGCCTGCGCCGCAACCGGCCCGCGTGGCCGCCGCAGCCCCCCGCACGGTCCCCGCGCCACAGGCCGCCCCCGCGCCCCGCATCACCTATGCCCAGGCCTGCGCCGGCCGCTTTGGCGTGCAGCCGGGGTTCATCAGCGCCAGCACCCGCGCGCCGATCGACTGCGGACCCGGACCGCAGGCTGTCACGGCACCGACACAGCTGCGCCTGACCCTTGACGCCGCCTGTGCGCGCCAGGCTCAGACCGGCCAGACACTGATCAACGCGGCGACCGGTGCGCCCATCGCCTGCGCGACGCAGGCCCCGGTCCAGATCGCGGCAGCAGCACCAGGGGCCTACACCTTACCCGCGACAGGGCAGGCCGCACCGGGATGCAACATACCCGGCCTGATCTGGGATCCTCGGTTCCCCGTGCGCTGCGGCCCGCAGACGGAATCACCCTCGGGCCGGGTCTATGGCCTGTCGCGCGGCTACAGGGTCATCGCCGAGGTCACCGCGCGCTATCCCGCCGCGGCGGTCGCGCCTCGGGCGACCCCCGCCCGGTCAGCCCCTCCGCTCTTCGGTGCCGGACCGGTGCCCGCCTCGAACGCACCCTACGGCGGCCCGGTGCAGACCCCGGCAGGCTATGCCCGCGTCTGGGACGACGGCCGCATCAACCCGCTGCGCGGCAAGCAGGTCGTACAGGCGACACCTTACGTCAGCAGCAGGTCGGTCGCCCCCGCCGCCGTGCGGGCCCCCGCCGCCGTGTTGGCCCCCGCCGCCGCCGCTGGCCAACGCTACGTTCAGGTCGGCAGCTTTGGCGACCCGGCCAACGCCGCGCGCCTGATCGCGCGCCTGCAGGCCGCGGGCCTGCCCGTCGCCTCTGCCAGATCCGGCGGGCAGAAAACGATTGCCGCCGGTCCGTTCCGGTCGTCCGGCGACCTCAACCATGCCTTGGGCATCGTTCGCGGCATGGGCTTTTCGGACGCCTTCCTGCGCAGCTGA
- the upp gene encoding uracil phosphoribosyltransferase: MTDHSTAGHLTHVTHPLVQHKLTLMRRKETSTASFRQLLREISQLLAYEITRSLPLTTERIETPLQPMDAPVLDGKKLVLVSILRAGNGLLDGILELVPSARVGFVGLYRDEETLKPVQYYFKVPQALEDRMVIAVDPMLATGNSSVAAIDLLKQAGATNIRFLCLLAAPEGIARMKEAHPDVQIVTAAVDERLNEKGYIVPGLGDAGDRMFGTK, translated from the coding sequence ATGACCGACCATTCCACCGCCGGCCACCTGACCCACGTCACCCACCCGCTGGTGCAGCACAAGCTGACACTGATGCGCCGTAAGGAAACCTCGACCGCCAGCTTCCGCCAGCTGCTGCGCGAGATCAGCCAGCTTCTGGCCTACGAGATTACACGCAGCCTGCCGCTGACCACGGAACGGATCGAAACGCCCTTGCAGCCCATGGATGCCCCCGTGCTGGACGGCAAGAAACTGGTGCTGGTCTCGATCCTGCGTGCGGGCAACGGGTTGCTCGACGGCATCCTCGAACTGGTGCCTTCCGCCCGCGTCGGCTTCGTCGGCCTCTACCGGGACGAAGAAACGCTGAAGCCCGTGCAATACTACTTCAAGGTGCCGCAGGCGCTGGAGGATCGGATGGTCATCGCCGTCGATCCGATGCTGGCGACCGGCAATTCCTCTGTCGCGGCCATTGATTTGCTGAAGCAGGCCGGGGCCACGAACATCCGCTTCCTCTGCCTGCTGGCCGCCCCCGAAGGCATCGCCCGCATGAAAGAGGCGCATCCCGACGTGCAGATCGTGACCGCCGCGGTGGACGAGCGGCTGAACGAGAAGGGCTATATCGTGCCGGGTCTGGGCGACGCGGGCGACCGGATGTTCGGCACCAAATAA
- a CDS encoding adenosine deaminase, producing the protein MSLRALPKVELHLHLEGAAPPDFIKGLAAEKRIRLDGIFDADGGYAFRDFAHFLSVYDEACRVLTGPEEFYRLTRAVLAESAFHGVIYTEAFLSPDFCGGGDLSAWKDYLAAIAQAASDAERDDGIVLRGIATAVRHHGRDACRKAAKVAAETAGDFLTGFGMAGAELEGRPGDFAYSFDRAKEAGLRLTAHAGEWGDPQRIRETLSLGVERLGHGIRAIEDPRLVDDLAERGITLEVCPGSNVVLQAVDGWDVHPIEKLRDAGVPVTISTDDPPFFHTTMTAEYENLQRTFGWQEADFRDTNVAAAKAAFCDTATRDAILKRLEPAP; encoded by the coding sequence ATGAGCCTGCGCGCCCTCCCCAAAGTCGAACTGCACCTCCACCTCGAAGGCGCGGCCCCGCCGGATTTCATCAAGGGCCTCGCCGCCGAAAAGCGCATCAGGCTCGACGGCATCTTTGACGCTGACGGCGGCTACGCCTTCCGCGACTTCGCCCATTTTCTGAGTGTCTATGACGAGGCCTGCCGCGTCCTGACTGGACCCGAGGAATTCTACCGCCTGACCCGCGCCGTGCTGGCCGAAAGCGCCTTTCACGGCGTCATCTACACCGAGGCGTTTCTGTCCCCCGACTTCTGCGGCGGCGGCGATCTGTCCGCGTGGAAGGATTACCTCGCCGCCATCGCCCAAGCGGCCTCGGACGCGGAACGCGATGACGGCATCGTGCTGCGCGGCATCGCCACGGCTGTCCGCCACCACGGCCGCGACGCCTGCCGCAAGGCGGCAAAGGTCGCGGCGGAAACGGCGGGCGATTTCCTGACCGGCTTCGGCATGGCGGGGGCAGAGCTGGAAGGCCGCCCCGGCGATTTCGCCTACAGCTTCGATCGGGCAAAGGAGGCGGGCCTGCGCCTGACCGCCCACGCCGGCGAATGGGGCGACCCCCAGCGCATCCGCGAAACGCTTAGCTTGGGCGTCGAACGTCTGGGCCACGGCATCCGCGCGATCGAGGATCCGCGTCTGGTCGACGATCTGGCCGAACGCGGCATCACACTCGAGGTTTGTCCGGGGTCGAACGTCGTGCTGCAGGCCGTCGATGGCTGGGACGTGCATCCCATCGAAAAACTGCGCGACGCAGGCGTGCCGGTGACGATCAGCACGGACGATCCGCCGTTCTTCCACACCACGATGACCGCGGAATACGAAAACCTGCAACGCACCTTCGGCTGGCAAGAGGCGGATTTCCGTGACACCAATGTCGCCGCCGCCAAGGCTGCCTTCTGCGACACCGCCACCCGCGACGCGATCCTGAAACGACTGGAGCCTGCCCCATGA
- a CDS encoding DUF3072 domain-containing protein, with amino-acid sequence MIPPTPPVAGRDDAIVNAADSPMTDDQADMLRSLCEDASEPFNANLTEAEALQRIAELTDSLNTDQNL; translated from the coding sequence ATGATCCCCCCCACCCCACCCGTTGCGGGTCGCGATGATGCCATTGTCAACGCGGCGGACAGTCCGATGACCGACGATCAGGCGGATATGCTGCGCAGCCTGTGCGAGGATGCGAGCGAGCCGTTCAACGCGAACCTGACCGAGGCGGAAGCGCTGCAGCGGATCGCGGAACTGACCGACAGCCTGAACACCGATCAGAACCTCTGA